A genomic window from Populus nigra chromosome 7, ddPopNigr1.1, whole genome shotgun sequence includes:
- the LOC133699742 gene encoding uncharacterized protein LOC133699742 isoform X1 yields the protein MASRKKQLEGIALLSMYNDDDEEDDEEMEDLHYQQPHNDMEEDAPNDDNAMATEAEAAAYCRNSTPKGGLLRPLKPQQQGGTINLETKRSNRRGRLAIVDYGHDEVAMSPEPEEGEFEEKLQSVNGVIQEKSSPGTAHFLSPSFQATPQSFENLGPSQLDEINDTTNESEAVNTEGANEVPAEGVNPFDKFLPPPPKEKCPEELQKKIDKFLALKKIGRSFNAEVCNKKDYRNPDFLLHAVRYQVIDEIGSCFSKDVFDPHGYDQSDYYLELEVGMRRERERKEQELKRSTKVEFVMGGTQPGVVVPPTKFSMPIPVVTASGMRPSSNAADAAPSEVRQNKKSKWDKVDGDGRNLLTGGQDSLAAAAAAQAALLSAANVGSGYTGFVRNGERQKKKDLENGSWKGDLEHFVIRFCNEFRIYHFGDGRNCSGLKCNIAYSMRSTSSACCARVCDQLAGFCSEQTMVIKHAQPRWLFFFIFFSSMLN from the exons ATGGCGTCCAGAAAGAAACAATTAGAAGGAATCGCATTACTCTCAATGTACAACGACGACGACGAAGAAGACGATGAAGAAATGGAAGATCTCCATTACCAACAACCACACAACGACATGGAGGAAGATGCTCCGAACGATGATAACGCCATGGCTACCGAAGCAGAAGCAGCTGCCTATTGTCGAAATTCAACTCCCAAAGGAGGACTTTTACGGCCTTTGAAGCCGCAGCAGCAAGGAGGGACTATTAATTTGGAAACAAAAAGAAGTAACAGGAGAGGGAGGCTTGCTATTGTTGATTATGGCCACGATGAAGTTGCTATGTCCCCTGAACCCGAG GAAGGGGAGTTTGAAGAGAAGCTTCAAAGTGTCAATG GTGTTATCCAAGAAAAATCTTCTCCAGGAACTGCTCATTTTTTATCTCCCAGTTTTCAAGCAACTCCACAATCATTTGAAAATTTAGGACCATCACAGCTTGATGAAATAAATGATACCACTAATGAATCGGAAGCTGTCAACACCGAAGGTGCTAATGAGGTTCCTGCAGAGGGTGTTAATCCATTTGATAAATTTCTTCCTCCACCACCAAAAGAGAAGTGCCCGGAGGAGTTGCAA aaaaaaattgataaatttcttGCTTTGAAGAAAATTGGGAGAAGCTTCAATGCAGAAGTCTGCAATAAGAAGGATTATAGGAACCCTGACTTCTTACTGCATGCTGTGAGGTATCAAGTTATTGATGAGATAGGATCTTGCTTCAGTAAAGATGTATTTGACCCTCATGGATATGACCAAAGCGACTACTATCTTGAGCTAG AGGTTGGCATGAGGCGTGAAAGGGAGAGGAAGGAGCAAGAGTTGAAGAGAAGTACAAAGGTCGAATTTGTTATGGGGGGGACTCAGCCTGGAGTGGTTGTACCTCCAACAAAGTTCAGTATGCCTATTCCAG TTGTCACCGCTAGTGGGATGCGTCCATCTTCAAATGCAGCTGATGCAGCTCCTTCTGAGGTTAGACAGAACAAGAAGTCAAAATGGGACAAG GTGGATGGTGATGGAAGGAATTTACTAACTGGTGGACAGGATTCTTTAGCTGCAGCAGCGGCAGCTCAAGCAGCACTATTATCTGCAGCTAATGTTGGTTCTGGATACACAGGTTTTGT CAGAAACGGCGAGAGGCAGAAGAAAAAAGATCTGGAGAACGGAAGTTGGAAAGGAGATCTTGAGCATTTTGTCATACGCTTCTGCAATGAATTCAGGATATACCATTTTGGGGATGGACGAAATTGCTCTGG ctTGAAGTGTAATATAGCTTATAGCATGAGGTCAACCTCTTCTGCTTGCTGTGCACGTGTATGTGATCAGCTGGCTGGTTTTTGCAGTGAGCAAACCATGGTTATAAAACACGCCCAGCCtcgttggctttttttttttatctttttcagttCAATGTTGAATTGA
- the LOC133699742 gene encoding uncharacterized protein LOC133699742 isoform X2, which translates to MASRKKQLEGIALLSMYNDDDEEDDEEMEDLHYQQPHNDMEEDAPNDDNAMATEAEAAAYCRNSTPKGGLLRPLKPQQQGGTINLETKRSNRRGRLAIVDYGHDEVAMSPEPEEGEFEEKLQSVNGVIQEKSSPGTAHFLSPSFQATPQSFENLGPSQLDEINDTTNESEAVNTEGANEVPAEGVNPFDKFLPPPPKEKCPEELQKKIDKFLALKKIGRSFNAEVCNKKDYRNPDFLLHAVRYQVIDEIGSCFSKDVFDPHGYDQSDYYLELEVGMRRERERKEQELKRSTKVEFVMGGTQPGVVVPPTKFSMPIPVVTASGMRPSSNAADAAPSEVRQNKKSKWDKVDGDGRNLLTGGQDSLAAAAAAQAALLSAANVGSGYTGFVQQKRREAEEKRSGERKLERRS; encoded by the exons ATGGCGTCCAGAAAGAAACAATTAGAAGGAATCGCATTACTCTCAATGTACAACGACGACGACGAAGAAGACGATGAAGAAATGGAAGATCTCCATTACCAACAACCACACAACGACATGGAGGAAGATGCTCCGAACGATGATAACGCCATGGCTACCGAAGCAGAAGCAGCTGCCTATTGTCGAAATTCAACTCCCAAAGGAGGACTTTTACGGCCTTTGAAGCCGCAGCAGCAAGGAGGGACTATTAATTTGGAAACAAAAAGAAGTAACAGGAGAGGGAGGCTTGCTATTGTTGATTATGGCCACGATGAAGTTGCTATGTCCCCTGAACCCGAG GAAGGGGAGTTTGAAGAGAAGCTTCAAAGTGTCAATG GTGTTATCCAAGAAAAATCTTCTCCAGGAACTGCTCATTTTTTATCTCCCAGTTTTCAAGCAACTCCACAATCATTTGAAAATTTAGGACCATCACAGCTTGATGAAATAAATGATACCACTAATGAATCGGAAGCTGTCAACACCGAAGGTGCTAATGAGGTTCCTGCAGAGGGTGTTAATCCATTTGATAAATTTCTTCCTCCACCACCAAAAGAGAAGTGCCCGGAGGAGTTGCAA aaaaaaattgataaatttcttGCTTTGAAGAAAATTGGGAGAAGCTTCAATGCAGAAGTCTGCAATAAGAAGGATTATAGGAACCCTGACTTCTTACTGCATGCTGTGAGGTATCAAGTTATTGATGAGATAGGATCTTGCTTCAGTAAAGATGTATTTGACCCTCATGGATATGACCAAAGCGACTACTATCTTGAGCTAG AGGTTGGCATGAGGCGTGAAAGGGAGAGGAAGGAGCAAGAGTTGAAGAGAAGTACAAAGGTCGAATTTGTTATGGGGGGGACTCAGCCTGGAGTGGTTGTACCTCCAACAAAGTTCAGTATGCCTATTCCAG TTGTCACCGCTAGTGGGATGCGTCCATCTTCAAATGCAGCTGATGCAGCTCCTTCTGAGGTTAGACAGAACAAGAAGTCAAAATGGGACAAG GTGGATGGTGATGGAAGGAATTTACTAACTGGTGGACAGGATTCTTTAGCTGCAGCAGCGGCAGCTCAAGCAGCACTATTATCTGCAGCTAATGTTGGTTCTGGATACACAGGTTTTGT GCAGCAGAAACGGCGAGAGGCAGAAGAAAAAAGATCTGGAGAACGGAAGTTGGAAAGGAGATCTTGA
- the LOC133699738 gene encoding calmodulin-binding receptor kinase CaMRLK-like has product MDVFCRFLLVFSLFVFVESTCNSTDQELVSKAFSSVSGFNLSWFQHSGPASSCSHPSITEIRLPSRNLSGSISWKYLKNMSQLHIIDLSSNSLQGRVPAWFWSIKSLREVNLSKNGLGGSVGSGINGSSISMLKVLNLSTNRFTNLVKLSGFGNLEVLDISHNDLGSLPSGLANLTKLESLNISSCGISGNITVISGLQSLKYLDVSNNTMNGKFPSDFPPLDGLEFLNVSLNNFSGLVGYDKYNKFGKSAFSHGGSLIFNTSKTPTNPTMKPQSQPHEGTIKKYPPVYLHATKARPKSKTKTLIISVSSTSAFLFVSIAVCAFCMHRRRKIAKRNKWAISKPVQFTFKMDKSGPFSFETESGSSWVADIKEPTSAPVIMSSKPLMNFTFKDLIAATSQFGKDSLLAEGRCGPLYRAVLPGDLHVAIKVLENARDLDHGDAVAIFEDFSKLKHPNLLPLCGYCIAGKEKLVLHEFMFNGDLHRWLHELPTLKTNLEDWSADTWENQNIHGSHVASPEEKTNWLTRHRIAVGVARGVAYLHHAGSIHGHLVASNILLSDSIEPRVADFGLRNVGQNNRSVGLDNKDCGFEYDVYCFGVVLIELMTGEQGSGENVEWVRRLVREGRGGDAIDSRLRLGGDSASEMVECLRVGYLCTAELPEKRPTMQQVLGLLKDIHPC; this is encoded by the exons ATGGATGTGTTTTGCAGGTTTTTGCTTGTCTTTTCACTGTTTGTGTTTGTCGAATCTACATGCAACAGCACAGACCAAGAACTGGTCTCGAAGGCTTTTAGCTCTGTCTCTGGCTTCAACCTTTCCTGGTTTCAACATTCTGGTCCTGCTTCAAGCTGTTCTCATCCTTCTATAACAGAAATAAGACTTCCTTCAAGAAACTTGAGTGGAAGCATTTCTTGGAAGTATCTCAAGAACATGTCTCAACTGCACATAATTGATCTCTCCAGCAATTCACTTCAGGGTCGGGTGCCAGCTTGGTTTTGGTCTATAAAGAGCCTGCGTGAAGTCAATCTGTCCAAGAATGGGCTTGGAGGGAGCGTTGGGTCTGGGATTAATGGCTCATCTATATCAATGCTTAAAGTGCTCAATCTCTCAACCAACAGGTTCACCAACTTGGTTAAACTCTCTGGTTTTGGGAATCTAGAGGTTCTTGATATCTCTCACAATGATTTAGGTTCTTTGCCTTCCGGGTTAGCTAACTTGACCAAGCTAGAGTCTCTAAACATCTCGAGCTGCGGCATTTCAGGCAACATAACAGTCATTTCTGGTCTCCAATCATTGAAGTATCTGGATGTCTCCAACAACACCATGAATGGTAAATTCCCTTCTGATTTCCCTCCACTAGATGGCCTTGAGTTCTTGAATGTTTCACTAAACAACTTCTCAGGGCTTGTTGGCTATGACAAGTACAACAAATTTGGAAAATCTGCTTTTAGTCATGGTGGTAGTTTGATTTTCAACACCTCAAAAACCCCAACTAATCCCACCATGAAGCCACAATCCCAGCCTCACGAgggaaccataaaaaaatacccACCAGTTTACTTACACGCCACAAAAGCAAGGCccaaatcaaaaaccaaaactttGATCATTAGTGTCTCATCGACATCAGCATTCCTCTTTGTTTCTATTGCTGTTTGCGCCTTCTGCATGCACAGAAGGCGAAAGAttgcaaaaagaaacaaatgggCAATCTCTAAACCAGTCCAATTCACATTCAAGATGGACAAATCAGGGCCGTTCAGCTTTGAAACGGAGTCAGGTTCATCATGGGTGGCAGACATTAAGGAGCCAACATCAGCACCAGTGATCATGTCATCTAAGCCATTGATGAACTTCACTTTCAAGGACTTGATTGCTGCCACCTCACAATTTGGCAAGGACTCTCTCCTAGCAGAGGGCAGGTGCGGACCCCTCTATAGGGCTGTCCTACCAGGAGACCTCCACGTGGCGATCAAGGTTTTGGAGAATGCAAGGGACCTTGATCATGGTGATGCAGTTGctatttttgaagatttttccaAACTGAAACACCCCAACCTCTTGCCACTATGTGGGTACTGCATCGCAG GTAAAGAGAAGCTCGTACTGCACGAATTCATGTTCAACGGAGATCTCCACCGTTGGCTCCACGAGCTGCCCACACTCAAAACCAACTTGGAGGACTGGAGCGCCGACACGTGGGAGAATCAAAACATCCACGGGTCCCACGTTGCTTCTCCTGAAGAAAAAACTAACTGGCTCACGCGCCACCGAATTGCCGTCGGGGTGGCTCGTGGTGTTGCCTATCTCCACCACGCGGGATCCATTCATGGCCACCTTGTCGCGTCCAACATCCTCCTCTCTGATTCCATCGAACCCCGGGTTGCCGATTTTGGACTTCGAAACGTCGGTCAAAATAACAGAAGTGTCGGTTTGGATAACAAGGATTGTGGGTTTGAGTATGACGTGTATTGTTTCGGGGTTGTGTTGATAGAGTTGATGACGGGCGAACAAGGGAGTGGAGAGAATGTGGAGTGGGTGAGGAGGCTAGTGAGAGAGGGTCGTGGTGGCGACGCGATTGACTCGAGGCTGAGACTCGGCGGCGACTCAGCAAGCGAGATGGTTGAGTGCCTCCGAGTTGGGTACCTCTGTACGGCTGAGCTGCCTGAGAAGAGGCCCACCATGCAGCAAGTCTTGGGTTTGCTCAAAGACATACATCCGTGTTGA
- the LOC133698964 gene encoding anaphase-promoting complex subunit 13-like, translating into MAELNMGILIDIVDEEWMRDTLPDDDLALPPVMVVRTDDTEDSNQETQHVDTDAWHDLALGNQ; encoded by the exons ATGGCAGAACTAAACATGGGTATTCTTATAGATATTGTGGACGAGGAATGGATGAGAGACACTTTGCCTGATGATG ATCTTGCATTACCACCGGTGATGGTTGTCAGGACTGATGATACTGAAGATTCAA ATCAGGAGACTCAACATGTGGACACAGATGCTTGGCATGATTTGGCCTTAGGCAATCAGTAA